TACGAAGTGAAGCTGGACGTTGAAACTGGCAACTCAAGCGTTGCGGCAAAAGGTGCGGCCTGCCCGCTTTCCCTTGCAATCCTTGCGTTCTTCTCCACATTTGCCTATTTCTATGCGCGCAAGCAATGATTGCTATGGTCCGGCTCAAATTCCTTGGCACCAACGGCTGGTACTCCAGCGAAAGCGGCTACACCGTATGCACCGCCATTTCCGCGCCAGGCCGGCTCATAGCGCTTGACGCAGGAGACGGCTTCCAGGACATTTCCGAAATTGCGAAACTCTGGAAAACCCGCAGAATTGATGTTTTCCTCTCCCATCTGCACCTGGACCATGTTTCAGGTTTGCACACGCTCGCAAAGCTCGAAGGCTTCAAAGTGAGAATATTCGTGCATAAATCCTATCTTCCAGCCCTAAAAAAGCTAATCGCGCACCCCTTCACCGCGAATGAAAAAGACCTTGCCAGATTCGGTTGCTCCCTGGAGCTTTTCGGCCTGAAAGAGGGCGTGAATAGCATCCCATATAAGGTCCAGGTGCTTCCACTGGTGCATGCAGACCCTTGCTTCGGATTCAGGTTCAGCTTAGGCGGAAAGTCCATTGCCTATTGCACAGACACCAGGAAATGCGAAAACATGCTCAAACTTGCGAAAAATGCGGACTTACTCATAAGCGAGTGCTCGTTTCCTCCTGGAAAGCGGCCTCACACGGAGTGGCCGCACCTGAATCCAGAAATGGCTGCGGAAATGGCAAAAAAGGCTGGCGCCAAACGCCTTGTGCTCACCCATTTCGACGCAACTCAGTACGCTAAAATCAGCCTTAGAAAAGAGGCTGAAAAGGCCGCGAAGCGCATTTTCAAAAACTGCTCTGCTGCGCTGGACGGAATGGAAGTTGAGCTACGGGCAGGCATCCATGATTGACTGGTGCGTCCCAGTGTTCCGGCTCTCAGCATTGGAGGGAGGGCAGTGTGTATCCCCTGGATTCCAGAAATTTCGCGAATTTGGTGGCCGCCTCATTAGGTGGGTAAGTCCATTCAGACCCGTCATCATATTGCACTAAAACCCCCTGCCTGTAATCATTCCCATATTTTGGAAACCGCGCGAGGTGTTCCTCGCTAACCGTAGCTCCCTTCTCGATGAGTAAGCGAGCCATCCTGTAATCATATATTCGCAGAGCGGCATCAAGCGCTTTTTCCGCGCTTAAACCATGCTTCGCATTTGGGTCTGCACCCGCGTTCAATAACGCTTCTACCACTTCAAAATGCCCCTTTTCAGCAGCTAACACTAATGGCACCCGCTCTCCAAAATTTACGTTATTGGGATCTGCACCATATTCCAGCAGGAGATTAACCAGCTTTACCTTACCAGCCCCAGCGGCAATTAGTAGCGAGAAATCAGATGCATAATCACAGACATACGCTGAGTCGGGTTTAGCGCCAAGCTGGAGCAGAAGTTTTGCCGCATCATACTGGCCATACCTAATAGCGGTTACTAGAGGGCGTGTGGAGTCGCCGTCCCCATACTCCAATCCATTAGGATTCGCGCCCATCCCCACCAAATTTTCTATTTGTTCCAGGTCCCCTCGTTTGACTGCCATGTGAAGCGCCACACCCAATTCAGTTACCACCTTCTCTCTATGGGGAATAAAAGCCCGCGCAGGTGCCTCGGTTTTCGATTGAATTGGTTTTTGGCCTTTAACTTTGTGGAGTGTTTTCCCCATACAATCACCATAAAATCTGTTTAGTATCTCCATATGCACCAAAATATTTAAAAATACACTTTTTAGCACAAATATGCTTACGTCATTGCAAAGAAGTTCGACTGCCAAGCATATTCTACTGAACTCAGAAAAATTTCTCAAGCCCTGGCTTTACAATCATCTTATCCTTAGCCGCGATAGTTCTCACTCCGCTTTCTTTTTCAATTCTCGCGGCCTCCTTCTCAGGCCCCTCGTCCAGCATCTTCATCCCCATATGGGTAAGAATAGCCATCTTGGGCCTCGCAATTTTAAGCAGCTCAATGGTTTCGTCGCTCGTGAAATGCCCCTTGTAATCGTCCTTTCTCGGCTTCATTGTATTCGTTATCAGCCAGTCGCAGCCCTTATACTGTTCATACAATCCCTCAAAATATTCCGTGTCGCTCGTGTACCCGACAGTAAGGCCGTCCATGACCAGCTTGAACCCGAAGCAGGTTTGCTCCTCGTGCTTCGCCCTGAGTACCTCAATCTCAAACGAACCTTTTCCGTTACTGAAAACCTTCTTCTCGCCCCATTTGGCCGAATACACTTCCTTCACTTTTGAAAGATGGTACTTGCTGAACGCCCGGTCGCCTTTGTGGTCACCTTCAATTGAATTTTTGCTCCCGATGACTATCCCGTGCTTCTTGAGCGTGTACCTGCTCATCGCCTCGGAAAGCACGTTCGCGTCTGAGCAGTGGTCGATGTGCAGGTGCGTCACGATTATCGCATCCAAGCTCATGGGGTTCTGCCCCACTTCAATGCTGCGCACGAGCGCTCCGGGCCCGGGGTCCACATGGATGTTCATGGAGCCGTTTATCCTGAATCCACCGGTCCATCTCCTCTGCTGAAGTAAATTTACACGCCCGCCCCCAGTCCCCAGAAAAACCAGTTCCATCCAATCTCACCGTGCTTTGTAAATTCTCTGCACCCAGACTTTCTTGAAAAACGGCAGCGTGAGCGTTGAGAGAAGGAATCCCGCCGTGGGAACTATCGCGTTCAGCCACGCATTAGGCAATCCAGCGTAAAGGAAATACAGCGCTATTGCCAGGTAGGTGAAAAGGGAAATGAGCACTCTTCTCGCATAGCTCGTTTCCCATGCCTTGTCAGCCTCCACCTTCGCATTCCGTTCCTCTATTTTTCCCACCCTTTCTTCCAGCGAAGCCATAATCACTACCTGCGCCCGAGCCGCTCCATCATTTTGCACGCCATGCACAGATTTGCAGATGCAGGCTCTCTGCACCTGGAGCATTTCAATATCTCGGTTTTTCCCTTCCCCAACCCGGCCCTCATCAGCTTCTCCATCTCCAGGAAGCTTTTCAATATCCTTATTTTCGTCCCTGGGTATTCCCCCTCTGTCTCGTTCAGCTGCCCTTTCACATGCTGCCTGAACGACTGGTATGCGTATGGGCATTCCGAATATTTTATCCCAATTCCCTTCATCATTGCATAAGCCGCGATTTCCTTTTCCGGGGCCCTCATAAGGGGCCTTATCCTGGGCACGAACGCATCGTCTTCTGAAACCGGCTCAAGGAACCTCGCAAGCCTCGCAGGCTCGTTCCTCATCATATTCATCAGCACGGTCTGCGCCACATCATCCAGATTGTGGCCTATGGCGATTTTGGACGCATGCTCCGTTCTCGCGCCCCTATTCAGCAAATACCTCCTGAAAACCCCGCACCAGCTGCACGCGTTTCCCTCCTTCTTCATGATTTCATCAAGCGAAAAGCCAGTTCCTTTCCTGAACGACAGCACTTTGAGCGGAATTTTCAGTTTTTTGCATTCCTGCTTCGCGACCGCGAGCGTCTTGCTCCTGTAGCCGGCGATTCCCTCATCAATTGTAATCGCGACAATCTCAAAAGGGAGTTTTTTCCTGAGCTTTGCGAGCAGGTGGAGCAAGACCACGCTGTCCTTTCCTCCCGAGAGCCCGATTGCGATTTTTTCGCGCGGCCTTATCATGCGGTACTCGCGCACCGTGTCCAAAAAGCGCTTCTCGAAATATTTCACGAAGCAGCCTGCGCACAGGTGCCTCGCCGCGTACGCCAGCCGTATCGCGGCAGGTTTCCCGCACGCCGAACATTTAGGAATACTCAATTCACCCACCGAAAACTACCTTTATTACCTCAATCCTGCTTCCAGGTCCTATCTCCGCGTCTTCAGGCGCAAGCTTCCCATCCACCTTCACGAGCACTTCCTCGCGCGCGATCTTCATTTTCTTGAGCAGTCCGGCGACAGTGCCTTTTGCGAAAGCCACTTTTTTCTCTTCGTTGTTCAACAGCACCCTCATAAAAGTCTTAGGCGACCATATATTTATATACATCAAACCCGAAGGAAAAAAGGAACGGTTTTTCAAGTTGATTTTATGGATGAAAGCGACCTTCTCCCCTGGACGGAGAAGTACAGGCCGAGGAAGCTCGAAGACATTACTGGCCAGGTTGAAATAATAAAGACGCTCAGGGCATTCGTAAAAGCCAAAAACATGCCCAACCTGCTCTTTGCTGGCCCTCCGGGCATAGGCAAAACCACCTCATCCATCGCGCTGGCGCACGAGCTTTACGGGGACAACATGATGGGCAATTTTCTGGAGCTCAACGCGAGCGACGAAAGGGGGATAGATGTAGTGCGCGGAAAGATAAAGGATTTCGCGCGCAGCGTCTCCATGGGAAAGGCGGACTTCAAGCTCATATTCCTTGATGAAGCTGACGCGCTCACACCCGATGCGCAGCACGCCTTGCGCAGGACCATGGAGCTTCACTCCAGCATCACCCGCTTCATCCTCAGCTGCAACTACTCATCTAAAATAATCGAGCCCATCCAGAGCAGGACCGCGATATTCAGGTTCCTGAGGCTGAACGAACCTGACGTGAGGAAGACGCTCGAGCACGTTGCCAAGTCCGAGGGGCTCAAGGTGGACGAGGACGCGTTCGGCGCCCTTTACTACATTTCCGAGGGGGACATGCGCAAGTCCATAAACGCGCTCCAGGGCGCGGCAATACATTCAAAACACATAACCAAGGACCTGGTGTTCAAAATCTCCTCGCGGGCAGAGCCCAAGGAAGTGCTGGAAATGATGGAGCTTTCGCTTTCCGGGAAATTCCTGGACGCTAGGAAGAAGCTCGATTCCCTGATAATAAATTACGGGCTTTCAGGAGAAGACATACTTCTGCAGATGTACCGCGAGATAGACAAGCTCAAAATAGACGAGAAGAAGAAGGTCCAGCTCGTGGACCGCATAGGCGAGTACAATTTCCGGCTGGTGGAAGGGGCCAATGAGCGGATACAGATAGAGGCGCT
The DNA window shown above is from Candidatus Micrarchaeia archaeon and carries:
- a CDS encoding MBL fold metallo-hydrolase, whose translation is MVRLKFLGTNGWYSSESGYTVCTAISAPGRLIALDAGDGFQDISEIAKLWKTRRIDVFLSHLHLDHVSGLHTLAKLEGFKVRIFVHKSYLPALKKLIAHPFTANEKDLARFGCSLELFGLKEGVNSIPYKVQVLPLVHADPCFGFRFSLGGKSIAYCTDTRKCENMLKLAKNADLLISECSFPPGKRPHTEWPHLNPEMAAEMAKKAGAKRLVLTHFDATQYAKISLRKEAEKAAKRIFKNCSAALDGMEVELRAGIHD
- a CDS encoding ankyrin repeat domain-containing protein gives rise to the protein MEILNRFYGDCMGKTLHKVKGQKPIQSKTEAPARAFIPHREKVVTELGVALHMAVKRGDLEQIENLVGMGANPNGLEYGDGDSTRPLVTAIRYGQYDAAKLLLQLGAKPDSAYVCDYASDFSLLIAAGAGKVKLVNLLLEYGADPNNVNFGERVPLVLAAEKGHFEVVEALLNAGADPNAKHGLSAEKALDAALRIYDYRMARLLIEKGATVSEEHLARFPKYGNDYRQGVLVQYDDGSEWTYPPNEAATKFAKFLESRGYTLPSLQC
- a CDS encoding MBL fold metallo-hydrolase; amino-acid sequence: MELVFLGTGGGRVNLLQQRRWTGGFRINGSMNIHVDPGPGALVRSIEVGQNPMSLDAIIVTHLHIDHCSDANVLSEAMSRYTLKKHGIVIGSKNSIEGDHKGDRAFSKYHLSKVKEVYSAKWGEKKVFSNGKGSFEIEVLRAKHEEQTCFGFKLVMDGLTVGYTSDTEYFEGLYEQYKGCDWLITNTMKPRKDDYKGHFTSDETIELLKIARPKMAILTHMGMKMLDEGPEKEAARIEKESGVRTIAAKDKMIVKPGLEKFF
- a CDS encoding TIGR00269 family protein, with the translated sequence MSIPKCSACGKPAAIRLAYAARHLCAGCFVKYFEKRFLDTVREYRMIRPREKIAIGLSGGKDSVVLLHLLAKLRKKLPFEIVAITIDEGIAGYRSKTLAVAKQECKKLKIPLKVLSFRKGTGFSLDEIMKKEGNACSWCGVFRRYLLNRGARTEHASKIAIGHNLDDVAQTVLMNMMRNEPARLARFLEPVSEDDAFVPRIRPLMRAPEKEIAAYAMMKGIGIKYSECPYAYQSFRQHVKGQLNETEGEYPGTKIRILKSFLEMEKLMRAGLGKGKTEILKCSRCREPASANLCMACKMMERLGRR
- a CDS encoding MoaD/ThiS family protein, translated to MRVLLNNEEKKVAFAKGTVAGLLKKMKIAREEVLVKVDGKLAPEDAEIGPGSRIEVIKVVFGG
- a CDS encoding replication factor C small subunit gives rise to the protein MDESDLLPWTEKYRPRKLEDITGQVEIIKTLRAFVKAKNMPNLLFAGPPGIGKTTSSIALAHELYGDNMMGNFLELNASDERGIDVVRGKIKDFARSVSMGKADFKLIFLDEADALTPDAQHALRRTMELHSSITRFILSCNYSSKIIEPIQSRTAIFRFLRLNEPDVRKTLEHVAKSEGLKVDEDAFGALYYISEGDMRKSINALQGAAIHSKHITKDLVFKISSRAEPKEVLEMMELSLSGKFLDARKKLDSLIINYGLSGEDILLQMYREIDKLKIDEKKKVQLVDRIGEYNFRLVEGANERIQIEALLAQLMLVGK